A window of the Halostagnicola kamekurae genome harbors these coding sequences:
- a CDS encoding potassium channel family protein — MRELRDIEGLHPRDLTQRQRLLLLFVAGLSIIVLFYTIVYNWGMQTLENRPQSVFRSFQTVVETMTTTGYGADSPWTTPAMNTLMVTIQLTGVLIGFITLRVLVIPLFERTPLNLDDRLTTKKDHVVIAEYQRDTGILLEELEKLDTDYALIESDEDEAKRLSDDGYQAINGDPEERADLDRATIERASLLITDAGDRTASIVLTALEANEDLRVVSFIESTRHEPALTEIGVDRSVAPHALIGQRLAEKSMTPTVTGERSAEIDIREILVRRDSPLHGVPVRDSPIVNHPNLTLVAGWFDGELRLPPSPDEKLTPNTVLVVAGPENELDEMMNEVAGVRSRRLETPSQTIVAGLGEGGTAATEAFPDDISVTTIDQSAARAPDIVGDVTEPETLRKAGIGDASALIVTVDTDSTALLTVAVARSLSSEIEILVRVTEGEKTKAAFRAGADYVLSIQQVSARLVASAVHGERVMDPISQIRLVWADETPFAGESLAAVRRDTEREWAPVGVLRGGTIRTDERTLIKADDEVLVAGTDAAIQAFERAVDSS, encoded by the coding sequence ATGCGTGAACTTCGTGATATTGAGGGATTACATCCGCGAGACCTCACGCAACGCCAACGGCTACTGCTACTATTCGTGGCCGGCCTGAGTATCATCGTTCTCTTCTATACGATCGTCTACAACTGGGGGATGCAAACCCTCGAAAACCGCCCACAGTCCGTCTTTCGCTCGTTCCAGACGGTAGTCGAGACGATGACGACGACCGGATACGGCGCTGATTCGCCCTGGACAACCCCGGCGATGAACACGCTCATGGTAACCATCCAATTGACCGGAGTCCTTATCGGGTTTATCACGCTCCGTGTCCTCGTTATCCCGTTATTCGAGCGGACACCGCTGAACCTCGACGACCGACTCACGACGAAAAAAGATCACGTCGTCATCGCGGAGTACCAGCGTGACACCGGAATACTCCTCGAGGAACTCGAGAAACTCGATACCGACTACGCCCTCATCGAGTCCGACGAGGACGAAGCAAAGCGTCTCTCGGACGACGGCTACCAGGCCATTAACGGTGATCCGGAGGAACGCGCTGACCTCGATCGCGCGACGATCGAGCGAGCATCGCTCCTCATCACCGATGCCGGCGACAGAACTGCCAGCATCGTTCTAACTGCGTTAGAAGCCAACGAAGACCTTCGAGTCGTTAGTTTCATAGAATCTACGCGCCACGAACCAGCACTTACGGAAATCGGCGTCGATCGGAGCGTCGCTCCGCACGCGTTGATCGGACAGCGACTGGCCGAAAAATCGATGACGCCGACCGTGACCGGCGAGCGATCCGCCGAGATCGATATCCGCGAGATCCTCGTTCGTCGGGATAGCCCGCTGCACGGCGTCCCGGTACGCGACTCACCGATCGTGAACCATCCGAACCTGACGCTGGTCGCTGGTTGGTTCGACGGCGAGTTGCGCCTTCCGCCTTCACCAGATGAGAAGCTCACACCGAACACCGTTCTGGTTGTGGCCGGACCGGAGAACGAACTCGACGAAATGATGAACGAGGTCGCTGGCGTCCGGTCGCGACGCCTCGAGACACCCTCACAGACCATCGTCGCAGGTCTCGGAGAGGGTGGGACCGCGGCTACCGAAGCGTTCCCGGACGATATCTCAGTCACGACTATCGACCAATCGGCGGCGCGTGCTCCCGATATCGTCGGTGACGTTACGGAGCCCGAGACGCTCCGAAAAGCCGGTATCGGCGATGCTTCGGCATTAATCGTCACTGTCGACACGGATTCGACCGCGTTGTTGACCGTCGCTGTCGCTCGGTCGCTTTCCAGCGAGATAGAGATCCTCGTGCGTGTTACCGAGGGAGAAAAGACGAAAGCTGCATTCAGAGCGGGGGCCGACTACGTCCTCTCCATCCAACAGGTCTCCGCTCGATTGGTCGCATCAGCGGTTCACGGTGAACGAGTCATGGATCCGATCAGCCAGATTCGTCTGGTGTGGGCCGATGAGACACCGTTCGCCGGCGAGTCACTGGCCGCCGTCCGTCGCGACACTGAGCGTGAGTGGGCGCCGGTCGGCGTTTTGCGAGGGGGTACAATCCGTACCGACGAACGCACTCTGATCAAAGCTGACGACGAAGTACTCGTCGCAGGAACGGATGCTGCGATCCAGGCGTTCGAGCGAGCGGTCGATTCCTCGTGA
- a CDS encoding SdpI family protein, translating into MNARHRFTLAAGFVALSAIVSFIAAPDLPAELVTNWNAAGEPNGTMPRTAALWLFPALTAGLVVLFALIPHIDPLRENIAEFRAAYDWFAVIVTGYLFVLHAGIVAFNLGYEFDFTALVLLGAAGLFYSSGIVLTRANRNWFVGIRTPWTLSSDEVWDRTHALGGKLFKLTAILSLLGLLAGDYAIYFLVVPALLTAVVTVLYSYYIYDRLEGNGGASPEAEM; encoded by the coding sequence ATGAACGCACGTCACCGGTTCACTCTCGCGGCGGGATTCGTTGCCCTTTCAGCAATCGTGAGTTTCATCGCCGCACCCGATCTCCCCGCCGAACTCGTCACGAACTGGAACGCCGCGGGCGAGCCGAACGGTACGATGCCCAGAACGGCGGCTCTCTGGCTGTTTCCGGCGTTGACAGCGGGGCTGGTCGTACTGTTCGCGCTGATCCCCCACATCGATCCGCTGCGGGAGAACATCGCCGAGTTTCGCGCTGCCTACGACTGGTTCGCGGTCATCGTTACGGGATACTTGTTCGTCCTCCACGCCGGAATCGTCGCGTTCAATCTCGGCTACGAGTTCGACTTCACGGCGCTCGTGCTTCTCGGCGCAGCGGGGCTGTTCTACTCCAGCGGAATCGTACTCACGCGGGCCAACCGCAATTGGTTCGTCGGCATCCGGACCCCGTGGACGCTCAGTAGCGACGAGGTATGGGACCGAACCCACGCACTCGGCGGAAAACTCTTCAAACTGACCGCGATACTGTCGCTGCTCGGACTCCTCGCCGGCGACTACGCCATCTATTTTCTCGTGGTCCCCGCGCTCCTGACTGCCGTCGTGACCGTGCTCTACTCGTATTATATATACGACCGGCTCGAGGGAAATGGAGGGGCGTCTCCCGAAGCCGAAATGTAG
- a CDS encoding APC family permease has protein sequence MTDGNFGLTESVSMALGGMIGGGIYAVFGVVTGITQAATWFAFLLAGLLAICSAYSYNWLNELVVEDGDGDGGGSVTFVQSFTGNSTLAGMIGWTLLFGYVGSMAMYAFAFAEFTISLPGVPSTLGGIPVRPIVSVLVVGGFVGLNLLGARATGSAENVLTSAKVLVLVVFGLAGLVYALSVSSDPVTVGTSRLASFSPVMAAAVSFVAFQGWQLLFYDQESIADPLETIPKAIYLSIPVAVAIYVLVALVAYNLAPEAIQNSPHTALVDAASTIGSAVGLATAAGVVISLSALFSTASAINATMFSAGYFAKGMLTDDLLPDRAGDSSASGVPTRTLLILGLVTAVFTAYGSLSAITSFASLSFIVVFGSMSALAFTQRDSDRMTAIWPAVGTVGGGLSFVLMFYHLYSAERGTFYAVILITVAVLAVELLYFEREILKEEIPYAGRDSKTAGD, from the coding sequence ATGACCGACGGGAACTTCGGGCTCACCGAGTCCGTCTCGATGGCTCTCGGCGGCATGATCGGCGGCGGGATCTACGCCGTCTTCGGTGTCGTGACTGGAATCACGCAGGCTGCGACGTGGTTCGCGTTTCTCCTCGCCGGGCTCCTCGCGATCTGTTCGGCGTACTCCTACAACTGGTTGAACGAACTGGTCGTCGAGGACGGCGACGGCGACGGTGGTGGGTCGGTGACGTTCGTCCAGTCGTTTACCGGCAACTCGACGCTCGCCGGAATGATCGGGTGGACGCTGCTTTTCGGATACGTCGGATCGATGGCGATGTACGCCTTCGCGTTCGCCGAGTTCACAATCTCGCTTCCCGGGGTCCCGTCGACGCTCGGCGGGATCCCGGTGCGACCGATCGTCTCCGTGCTCGTGGTCGGTGGGTTCGTCGGACTGAATCTGCTCGGGGCCCGCGCGACCGGTTCTGCGGAGAACGTCCTCACGTCGGCGAAGGTCCTCGTTCTCGTCGTCTTCGGTCTCGCGGGGCTGGTATACGCGCTGTCGGTTTCGTCTGACCCCGTAACGGTGGGGACGTCCAGGCTCGCGTCGTTCAGCCCCGTCATGGCCGCGGCCGTCTCGTTCGTCGCCTTTCAGGGGTGGCAGTTGCTGTTCTACGATCAGGAGAGTATCGCGGACCCGCTCGAGACGATCCCGAAGGCGATCTATCTCTCGATCCCGGTGGCGGTAGCGATCTACGTGCTCGTCGCGCTGGTGGCGTACAATCTCGCACCCGAGGCGATCCAAAACAGTCCCCACACCGCGCTGGTCGATGCCGCCTCGACGATCGGCAGCGCGGTCGGCCTCGCGACCGCGGCCGGGGTCGTCATCTCCCTGTCGGCGCTGTTCTCGACAGCGAGTGCGATCAACGCGACGATGTTCTCGGCGGGTTACTTCGCCAAGGGCATGTTGACCGACGACTTGCTGCCCGACCGCGCGGGCGATTCGAGCGCAAGCGGCGTCCCAACTCGCACGTTACTCATTTTAGGACTCGTGACGGCAGTGTTTACCGCGTACGGGAGCCTCTCGGCGATCACCTCGTTCGCCTCGCTCTCGTTTATCGTCGTCTTCGGCTCGATGAGCGCGCTCGCGTTCACCCAGCGCGATTCGGATCGGATGACTGCGATATGGCCGGCGGTCGGGACGGTCGGCGGCGGACTCTCGTTCGTCCTCATGTTCTATCACCTGTACTCCGCCGAACGCGGGACGTTCTACGCCGTCATCCTCATAACCGTCGCGGTGTTGGCCGTCGAACTGCTGTACTTCGAACGGGAGATACTCAAGGAAGAAATTCCGTACGCCGGTCGGGACTCTAAAACCGCTGGTGACTAA
- a CDS encoding cation:proton antiporter, with amino-acid sequence MVAATGIDIINLLLVLSLAWVFGAVAERFSYPAMMGEIFAGIVFGPALLGLLESSNALDIFAQFGVFLLMVYVGMEIDLHDLFELGPQALMIALGGFLLPFGLGYGTGALLGMTIEQSLFIGIALAATSLATKSRILVDLDILDTRIAGVLLGGALLSDVGILIVFAGITGFIESGDVTLLGLGTVMFRAFVFFAVVLVIGDRLLPIVWNRLEALMRRYGFIDKTSAFSVALIVALVFAYLADLADLHMIIGGFVAGMFLRQAQLDEEIYEHMHTVIYDLAMGVFAPIFFVTVAFDLSLGVFTEALGLLVLVLVLSFFGKIVGSWAFALPTKLTSKEGLVIGLGMNGRGTVEIIIVSVGLSMGIIDNELFSILVFMAIFTTALVPVTVKLGVDWLERSNELVYMTDEQRVEPET; translated from the coding sequence ATGGTCGCAGCCACTGGCATCGATATCATCAATCTGTTGCTCGTCTTATCGCTGGCGTGGGTGTTCGGTGCCGTCGCAGAACGGTTCAGCTATCCCGCGATGATGGGCGAAATCTTCGCGGGGATCGTGTTCGGACCGGCGCTCCTCGGACTCCTCGAGTCCTCGAACGCCCTCGATATCTTCGCCCAGTTCGGCGTCTTCCTGTTGATGGTCTACGTAGGCATGGAGATCGACCTCCACGACCTCTTCGAACTCGGCCCGCAGGCGCTGATGATCGCGCTCGGAGGGTTCCTGTTGCCGTTCGGTCTCGGGTACGGTACCGGCGCGTTGCTGGGAATGACGATCGAGCAGTCGCTTTTCATCGGTATCGCGCTGGCGGCGACGTCGCTCGCGACCAAATCGCGGATTCTCGTCGATCTCGATATCCTCGATACCCGGATCGCTGGCGTGCTCTTGGGAGGGGCGCTCCTGTCCGACGTCGGAATTCTCATCGTGTTCGCGGGGATCACCGGGTTTATCGAGAGCGGCGATGTGACGCTCCTGGGTCTCGGGACCGTGATGTTCCGCGCGTTCGTGTTCTTCGCGGTCGTTCTCGTGATCGGTGACCGCCTGCTTCCGATCGTCTGGAACCGTCTTGAGGCATTGATGCGTCGGTACGGCTTCATCGACAAGACCTCCGCGTTCAGCGTGGCGCTCATCGTCGCGCTGGTCTTTGCCTACCTCGCAGATCTGGCGGACCTTCACATGATAATCGGCGGCTTCGTCGCCGGGATGTTCCTCCGGCAGGCTCAACTCGACGAGGAGATCTACGAACACATGCATACGGTGATTTACGACCTCGCGATGGGAGTTTTCGCCCCGATCTTCTTCGTTACCGTCGCCTTCGATCTCTCGCTCGGCGTGTTCACGGAGGCCCTCGGGCTGTTAGTACTCGTCCTCGTGCTCTCGTTCTTCGGGAAAATCGTCGGCAGCTGGGCGTTTGCCCTCCCGACGAAACTGACCAGCAAGGAAGGGCTGGTCATCGGCCTCGGGATGAACGGCCGCGGGACGGTCGAGATCATCATCGTTTCGGTGGGGCTCTCGATGGGGATCATCGACAACGAACTCTTCTCGATTCTCGTGTTCATGGCGATCTTCACCACGGCGCTCGTCCCGGTGACGGTGAAACTCGGCGTCGACTGGCTCGAGCGGTCGAACGAACTCGTGTACATGACTGACGAGCAACGGGTCGAACCGGAGACGTAA
- a CDS encoding ABC transporter ATP-binding protein, whose protein sequence is MTDDTLRRDGRGAAIDAEGVELTYADGTEAVKGIDLTVPEGEFFGFLGANGAGKTTTIKTFSTLLSPTAGSITVNGFDVRDEPRTVRETIGYMAQETSVDEELTARENIRFAARAYGVPKNERAERIDELLDLVDLADVGDKQAGEFSGGMKKRLDAATALVHNPPLVFLDEPTTGLDPKARNRLWEYFERINERGTTLFLTTQYLEEADQLCDRIAVIMDGEIVATGSPAELKRRVGGEILDVDIPAGEDARERAAEIARERDIFDADADVTVTDHGISVTAEGAREYGTDLLVALRDAKITVTGFNIRAPTLDDVFLAITGEELDSEDRSADATDVIEPEVTAE, encoded by the coding sequence GTGACCGACGACACGCTGCGGAGAGACGGACGCGGTGCCGCCATCGACGCCGAGGGCGTGGAACTCACGTACGCCGACGGGACGGAGGCGGTGAAGGGGATCGACCTGACGGTCCCCGAGGGCGAGTTCTTCGGTTTCCTCGGTGCAAACGGCGCGGGGAAGACGACGACAATCAAGACGTTCTCGACGCTGCTGTCGCCGACCGCGGGGTCGATCACCGTCAACGGCTTCGACGTGCGAGACGAGCCCCGCACGGTCCGTGAGACGATCGGCTATATGGCTCAGGAGACCAGCGTCGACGAGGAACTCACTGCTCGCGAAAATATCCGATTCGCTGCGCGGGCCTACGGCGTTCCCAAGAACGAGCGTGCCGAACGCATCGACGAACTGCTCGACCTGGTGGACCTGGCAGATGTGGGCGACAAGCAGGCCGGCGAGTTCTCAGGCGGGATGAAAAAGCGACTGGACGCCGCGACGGCGCTCGTCCACAACCCACCGCTCGTCTTCCTCGACGAACCAACGACGGGGCTGGATCCGAAAGCGCGAAATCGCCTCTGGGAGTACTTTGAGCGCATCAACGAGCGCGGGACGACGCTGTTTCTCACCACACAGTACCTCGAAGAGGCCGACCAGCTCTGCGACCGCATCGCCGTCATTATGGACGGCGAGATCGTCGCCACGGGCTCGCCCGCAGAGCTGAAACGGCGAGTCGGCGGGGAGATCCTCGACGTAGACATCCCTGCCGGAGAGGACGCCCGCGAGCGCGCTGCCGAGATCGCCCGCGAGCGCGACATCTTCGACGCCGATGCGGACGTGACTGTCACCGATCACGGGATCAGCGTCACCGCCGAGGGGGCGCGCGAGTACGGGACGGACCTGCTCGTCGCCCTGCGCGACGCCAAGATCACCGTCACCGGGTTCAATATCCGCGCACCGACGCTCGACGACGTCTTCCTCGCGATCACAGGCGAGGAACTCGACTCCGAGGATCGGTCGGCCGACGCCACTGACGTGATAGAACCAGAGGTGACCGCCGAATGA
- a CDS encoding AI-2E family transporter, which translates to MAVFDEVGDKRRLWIGVGVVIAALIGIALFRYVGTLLFAIFVYYATRPLYRQLDRVIDRPNVTTTVTILFVILPMVAVVAYAAVVALRELEQVLASSDLEAYRSYFQPYLRVAREGNIGRLRDAVTGGSGGALGSLVRQGIPGALGRVQSVGGFVFSILARFFLMLTFLFYLLRDDQKLRRWFYESIDHDEEIVAYLESVDDDLETVFLSNLAVIAVAAVTAATTYAALNYLASGGTVVGTPVLLSLLIGIGTLIPAVGMKIVYVPYGLALLGLAVATPTPLWHPIAFFVLTFVVVDTIPDFFARSYLSARSGVHMGLVLLGYFLGTLAFGWYGLFLGPIVVVLAVHFAHMIFPALSNDFLGE; encoded by the coding sequence ATGGCCGTTTTCGACGAGGTGGGCGACAAGCGCCGCCTCTGGATCGGCGTCGGAGTGGTCATCGCGGCACTGATCGGAATCGCTCTTTTCAGATACGTGGGAACGCTCCTCTTCGCGATATTCGTCTACTACGCGACGCGGCCGCTGTATCGCCAACTCGACCGCGTCATCGACCGTCCGAACGTGACGACGACCGTCACGATACTGTTCGTCATCCTCCCGATGGTGGCCGTCGTCGCCTACGCAGCCGTCGTCGCACTTCGTGAGCTCGAGCAGGTACTCGCCTCGAGTGACTTAGAGGCGTATCGGTCGTATTTCCAGCCGTATCTGCGAGTGGCGAGGGAGGGAAACATCGGCAGGCTCCGGGACGCAGTGACGGGTGGATCCGGCGGCGCTCTCGGATCTCTCGTTCGCCAGGGGATTCCGGGCGCTCTGGGACGAGTGCAGTCGGTCGGCGGGTTCGTCTTCTCGATCCTCGCCCGGTTCTTTCTCATGCTCACGTTTCTGTTCTATCTCCTGCGCGACGATCAGAAGCTGCGCCGGTGGTTCTACGAGAGCATCGACCATGACGAGGAAATCGTCGCGTACCTCGAGTCGGTCGACGACGACCTCGAGACGGTCTTTCTCAGCAATCTCGCGGTTATCGCCGTTGCAGCCGTGACAGCAGCGACGACGTACGCGGCGCTCAACTACCTCGCGTCGGGCGGGACCGTCGTCGGGACGCCGGTATTGCTCTCGTTGCTCATCGGGATCGGGACGCTGATACCCGCGGTCGGGATGAAAATCGTTTACGTTCCGTACGGACTAGCGCTCCTCGGACTCGCAGTGGCGACGCCGACGCCGCTGTGGCATCCGATCGCGTTTTTCGTTCTCACGTTCGTCGTCGTCGATACGATCCCCGATTTCTTCGCGCGGTCGTACCTCTCCGCACGGAGCGGCGTTCACATGGGGCTCGTTCTGCTCGGATACTTCCTCGGGACGCTCGCGTTCGGCTGGTACGGACTCTTCCTCGGACCGATCGTCGTCGTCCTCGCGGTCCATTTCGCACACATGATATTTCCCGCTCTCAGTAACGATTTCCTCGGCGAGTAA
- a CDS encoding DUF2270 domain-containing protein: MTDSTDDEFDPTAAEQREIGREMVEESTGLGSVMAHGYRGELGRVDTWRQRLDQTTTWAVTVMAAILTWAFSSPDNPHYILLIAIIILTVFLGIEARRYRDYDVFRSRVRLIQENLFANALDPSQGIERADWRAELSRDYREPTVKVTMQEALAHRLRRVYLALLGILLVAWLFRVTAFAPREDWIETAAIANIPGIPVIGAVSLFYVVLVVIALWPRERQAKGEFRKGTNRDWKRTDREDESTDR; the protein is encoded by the coding sequence ATGACGGATTCGACCGACGACGAGTTCGATCCGACGGCGGCCGAACAGCGGGAGATCGGTCGCGAGATGGTCGAGGAAAGTACGGGCCTTGGCTCTGTCATGGCCCACGGCTACCGCGGCGAACTCGGCCGCGTCGACACGTGGCGACAGCGCCTCGATCAGACGACGACGTGGGCGGTGACCGTGATGGCGGCGATCCTCACCTGGGCGTTCTCGAGTCCCGACAACCCACACTACATCCTGCTGATCGCGATTATCATTCTCACCGTCTTTCTCGGTATCGAAGCGCGTCGGTACCGGGATTACGACGTCTTTCGGTCGCGCGTGCGCCTCATCCAGGAGAACCTCTTCGCGAACGCTCTCGATCCGTCACAGGGCATCGAGCGCGCCGACTGGCGCGCGGAACTGAGCCGAGACTACCGCGAGCCGACGGTGAAGGTGACGATGCAGGAGGCGCTCGCGCATCGACTGCGACGCGTCTATCTCGCCTTGCTCGGCATCCTCCTCGTCGCGTGGCTCTTCAGGGTGACGGCGTTCGCGCCGCGCGAGGACTGGATCGAAACCGCGGCGATCGCCAACATTCCCGGAATTCCCGTGATCGGCGCCGTCAGCCTCTTCTACGTCGTATTAGTCGTAATCGCGCTGTGGCCTCGAGAGCGGCAGGCGAAGGGCGAATTCCGCAAGGGAACGAACAGAGACTGGAAGCGAACGGACCGGGAAGACGAGTCGACCGATCGATGA
- a CDS encoding formate/nitrite transporter family protein: protein MSIAPDPAEIFDRAVAEGERRLDQSLLEATATSFIAGFTIVFGIATLGVVDALVEPQFGDVAHIAGALTFAVGVVFLVVGRSELFNENFFDPAAKAVDEEGTWLLEPLVRLWILTLAGNLVGGFLFALVFSVDGVLLSGSEHALSRTAEGIVDRPMRGMFASAIIGGALVSLLSYLLQAVNSVGSRITMAYIVGFLLALGPFDHVVVTAIHVFFGLLFDASIGYGALAEIIVVATAGNFVGGIGLVTFTHVAKIMGAEDDQ from the coding sequence GTGTCAATCGCTCCAGATCCGGCGGAGATCTTCGATCGGGCGGTCGCGGAGGGCGAACGACGGCTCGACCAGTCGCTGCTCGAGGCCACGGCGACCAGTTTCATCGCAGGATTTACGATCGTCTTCGGCATCGCCACGCTGGGTGTCGTCGACGCGCTGGTCGAACCGCAGTTCGGCGACGTCGCGCACATCGCGGGCGCGCTCACGTTCGCGGTCGGCGTCGTGTTCCTGGTCGTCGGCCGATCGGAACTGTTCAACGAGAACTTCTTCGATCCGGCCGCGAAGGCGGTCGACGAGGAGGGGACGTGGCTGCTCGAGCCGCTCGTTCGCCTCTGGATTCTCACCCTCGCCGGGAACCTCGTCGGCGGATTCCTCTTCGCGCTCGTCTTCTCGGTCGACGGCGTCCTCCTGTCCGGGTCGGAACACGCCCTCTCGCGGACCGCGGAGGGGATCGTCGACCGACCGATGAGGGGGATGTTCGCGAGCGCAATCATCGGCGGCGCGCTCGTGAGTCTCCTGTCGTATCTCCTTCAGGCCGTAAACAGCGTTGGAAGCCGGATCACGATGGCCTACATCGTCGGGTTCCTGCTTGCTCTCGGGCCGTTCGATCACGTGGTCGTCACCGCGATACACGTCTTCTTCGGACTGCTCTTCGACGCCTCGATCGGCTACGGAGCCCTCGCTGAGATAATCGTCGTCGCTACTGCGGGAAATTTCGTCGGCGGAATCGGTCTCGTGACGTTCACCCACGTCGCCAAGATAATGGGTGCGGAGGACGACCAGTGA
- a CDS encoding universal stress protein, translated as MADSSARGSILVPIANPETADRLVSTAADLATDTERALELLTVVEVPSQVPLSEGERLVEDEREVLEYAADIVSDRPVEVTKRIRFARSVSSGICSAAADQSVETILVGWRGNRRRRDIVLGSHIDEVLREAPCDVLVKRMDDDEPIREILLPVAGGPNTELAADVAGSLARVHEAAIHVVVVHSPGGTERSREEKEAALASVIGGLTGVPVITQEIIESESVADALVDRSEAADLVVLGATSTDVFRRSVIGSLPERVGRRATSSVIMVKANRTIRSRLRRLVSRLPFG; from the coding sequence ATGGCTGACTCGAGCGCTCGAGGCTCGATCCTCGTTCCGATCGCGAACCCGGAGACTGCGGATCGGCTCGTCTCGACGGCCGCGGATCTCGCGACGGACACGGAGCGGGCGCTCGAGTTGTTGACCGTGGTCGAGGTACCCTCGCAGGTGCCGCTCTCCGAGGGCGAACGTCTCGTCGAGGACGAACGCGAGGTACTCGAGTACGCCGCGGATATCGTCAGCGATCGGCCCGTCGAGGTCACGAAGCGAATTCGGTTCGCCCGGTCGGTCTCGAGCGGGATCTGCAGCGCCGCGGCCGACCAGTCCGTCGAAACGATTCTCGTGGGATGGCGGGGAAACCGGCGTCGGCGCGACATCGTACTCGGATCCCACATCGACGAAGTCCTCCGGGAGGCGCCGTGTGACGTCCTCGTAAAGCGGATGGACGACGACGAACCGATACGGGAGATCCTGCTTCCCGTGGCCGGTGGCCCGAACACCGAGCTGGCCGCCGACGTTGCAGGATCGCTCGCTCGAGTCCACGAGGCGGCTATCCACGTCGTCGTCGTGCATTCACCCGGGGGAACGGAGAGGTCGCGCGAGGAAAAAGAAGCGGCGCTAGCGAGTGTGATCGGCGGACTCACGGGCGTTCCGGTGATCACCCAGGAGATCATAGAGAGCGAATCCGTCGCTGACGCGCTCGTCGACCGATCGGAAGCCGCCGATCTCGTCGTTCTCGGAGCGACTTCGACGGACGTCTTTCGGCGCTCGGTAATCGGCTCGCTCCCCGAACGGGTCGGTCGACGAGCGACCAGTTCGGTGATCATGGTCAAGGCGAATCGGACGATCCGGTCTCGATTGCGCCGGCTCGTCTCGCGGCTTCCGTTCGGTTGA
- a CDS encoding helix-turn-helix domain-containing protein, translated as MGLIAEFQMTSEQLPLVDVAAGVSEATIEFESVQGRPSGAPTFIVRIVGADADAIEAAFADADSVTDHSLVVADEATRHYRCRPTGDPPTDLELLADNGSIPDRVLATPSGWEERRWFADREEFNQFRTFCRANDYEIRLDRLVETDEGSAGSSTGPFGTGDRSWPREMTDAQREALVTAHEMGYFDMPRTATMADVADELGVSSASLSERLRRAQNHLIAGFRRTSSKKPRTN; from the coding sequence ATGGGACTAATTGCGGAGTTCCAGATGACCTCCGAGCAACTGCCGCTGGTCGACGTGGCAGCGGGCGTATCTGAAGCAACCATCGAGTTCGAGTCCGTCCAGGGTCGCCCGTCGGGGGCACCAACGTTCATCGTGCGGATCGTGGGCGCCGACGCCGACGCGATTGAGGCGGCGTTTGCCGACGCCGACTCGGTGACTGACCACTCGCTAGTCGTCGCCGACGAGGCGACGCGGCACTACCGCTGTCGCCCGACCGGCGATCCGCCGACGGACCTGGAACTGCTCGCGGACAACGGGTCAATCCCCGACCGGGTGCTCGCCACGCCGAGCGGCTGGGAGGAGCGGCGCTGGTTCGCCGACCGGGAGGAATTCAACCAGTTCCGGACGTTCTGCCGAGCTAACGACTACGAGATCCGGCTGGACCGGCTCGTGGAGACAGACGAGGGATCGGCCGGGAGTTCGACCGGCCCGTTCGGAACAGGCGACCGCTCCTGGCCGCGAGAAATGACCGACGCTCAGCGGGAGGCGCTCGTCACCGCCCACGAGATGGGATACTTCGATATGCCGCGGACCGCCACGATGGCCGACGTCGCCGACGAACTCGGCGTCTCGTCCGCGTCGCTCTCCGAGCGACTGCGGCGCGCGCAGAACCACCTCATCGCCGGGTTCCGACGGACCTCTAGTAAGAAACCCCGAACAAATTAG